From the genome of Blautia hydrogenotrophica DSM 10507:
AGCTGCCTGACGGAAACTTTCCTACAGTGAGCTACCCAAATCCTGAGGCAGAGGAAGCTTTTGAGCTGGGATTGAAATTAGCCAAAGAAGTGGATGCAGATTTGGTCCTGGCTACAGACCCGGATGCGGACAGACTGGGTGTTCGTGTCAAAGATAAAGATGGAGTGTACCATGATCTGACAGGAAATATGTCTGGCTGCCTTCTGGCAAATTATGAAATCAGCCAGAAGAAAGCTTTGTTTGGCCTTCCAGAAGACGGAGCGCTGATAAAGACGATTGTGACTACAAATCTGGCAGACGCCATCGCGAAAGGCTATGGCATCCGTCTGATTGAAGTCCTGACTGGATTCAAGTTTATCGGACAGCAGATTCTCGGATTCGAAAACAGCAAGAAGGGAACTTATCTGTTTGGATTTGAGGAGAGTTATGGCTGTCTGATCGGAACTTATGCAAGGGACAAGGACGCGATTGTTGCTACGATGGCTCTGTGTGAGGCGGCAGCATATTATAAGACGCAAGGCAAGACACTTTGGGACGCGATGATAGATCTGTATGAAGAGTATGGATATTACAAAGATTCCATTCAGTCGGTAACTTTAAAGGGAATTGAAGGACTTCAGAAGATTCAGGAGATCATGAATACGCTCAGAGAGAAACCACCGGTGGAGATTGCAGGCTACAAAGTAACTGCTGTGAGAGACTATAAAAACGACACGATCACAGATTTGGACACAAAAGAAGTGAAACCGACCGGCCTTCCGTCCTCCAACGTGCTGTATTACGAGCTGACAGATGACGCATGGCTGTGCGTGAGACCTTCCGGAACAGAGCCTAAGGTTAAATTCTATTATGGAATCAAAGGAGCCTCTTTAGAGGACGCAGATCAAAAATCAGATATGTTGGGAAAAGCAGTCTTGGATATGGTTGACTCTATGATGTGATGATGGAAGAAAAGAGATACACATTCGAAGAGTTGACTGAGATTGTAAAGATACTGCGCGAGAAATGCCCATGGGACAGCACACAGACCCATGAAAGCCTGAAAGTATGTATGGAGGAAGAAGCCTCGGAGGTGATCGAGGGAATTGATCTTTTGAAAAGTACTGGAGAGTGGGACAATCTGTGTGAAGAGCTGGGAGATGTGCTTCTTCAGGTGGTGCTCCACAGTGTGATTGCTCAGGAAGAAGGATTATTTACCCTGGAGGATGTGGTAACTGGGATAGCCCGTAAGATGGTTCGCAGACATCCGCATATTTTTGGAAAATCTGAGTTTTATAAGGACTATGATGGGATACCCAGTTGGGAGGAAATAAAGCGTCTGGAAAAAGAAGCCAGAGAGAAAAATAAGGGATTTTTGTAATTTTCAGAAATGTATCAGAAAGTCACACATTTCTGATTGGAAATCAAGGAAACTCCTTGACAAACATAGAGAAAGGGTATATAAATTAATGATAGGACTCTTTGGGCTCAAGAGAGTCAAAACCAAGCATGAGAACAACAATTAGAGGAGGAAACACCATGAACAAAACAGAATTAGTTGCAGCTATGGCTAAAGAGACTAAACTGGCAAAAAAAGATGTAGAAGCTGTTTTAAAATCTTTTATCGATGTAGTGTCTGACGAACTGAAGAAAGGTGAGAAAGTTCAGTTAGTTGGTTTCGGAACTTTCGAAGTAAGTAAGAGAGCTGCAAGAGAAGGAAGAAATCCTCAGACTGGTGAGACGATGAAGATCAGTGCTTCTAAAGCTCCTAAATTCAAAGCTGGAAAAGCATTAAAAGATCTGGTAAACGAAGAATAATTGGTTGCTGTGAACAGTAACAATAATTGATTTAGAAGGCTGTTGCAGGAGGAGATTCCTTGTGCACCAGCCTTTTTTGTGTAATAGGAAAGGAGATCCTATGCGATTAGACAAATTTTTAAAAGTATCCCGTCTGATTAAGAGACGAACGGTGGCCAATGAGGCCTGCGATGCAGGGCGAGTTCTGGTGAATGAGAAACCTGCGAAAGCGTCGGCGAAAGTAAAACCTGGGGATGTAATTGAAATCCAGTTTGGGAGTAGAAATGTAAAAGTGGAGGTCTTAAGTATTGCGGAGACCGTACGCAAAGAGGAGGCGGAGAACCTGTACAGGTATCTGTGACCGGGAGCAGGAATAGATTTTCCTGGATTCTCATAGACTATTGATAAAGGGATCCAGGAGAAGTCAGTTTGGAAGAGAAGAAAAAGAATTTTTCTCACAGTGTGTTTCTGGAACAGAGAGAACGAGGAAAAATTACGGGTGTGTCAGATGTCAGATCGTTTGACGAAAAATTGATTGTCTTGGCGTCAGGCAGCGGAGTTATCACGATAAAAGGAGAGAACCTTCACGTGGAACAACTGAATCTCGAACATGGCCAAGTGGAGCTTACAGGGAAAATCGACAGCCTTGTGTATACGGAGGAGAAAACACTGGGGCAAAAAAGCGAGTCTTTATTGTCAAGACTTTTCCAGTAGCAGCCTATGAGTGGATATATCCAGTATGAACTCCAGGCATTGATCTATTTTCTGATCAGCGGGATTTTATTGACGGCTATCTATGATTTGCTCAGAGTAGTAAGACGCATAATACCTCACAGTGGATTAGTGATTGGCATTCAGGACTTGATTTTTTGGATTGCCAGCGGCTTGTTTCTGTTTCGCCAAATATTTTTAAAATGTGACGGCAGTATCCGGAGCTTTGCAGTATTGGGTACTATATTAGGGGCTGTAGTCTATCATATGACAGTAAGTACGTTTCTTGTAGATTTTCTTGCAGGAATTTTACGAATTCCTGTTAACGGTGCTGTTTTTTTGATAAAAAGGTTGCTATTTCTCGAAAAAAGATGTAAGATTTTTGTGTATAATCTTAAGATGAGATTGAAATACAGACATAGAAAGAAATACACCGATTCAGATATACTTCAGCCATCGGGGCGAAAGAAATATAGTAAGAGGGTTAATAGGTTTGAGAAGATCAAGAAACAGTCGAGGCATAAGAAAAAGAATCCGCATGGGAATGGCGAGCATCGGCGTCGTCGCAGTGATTCTGTTAGGAGCACTGTTGTACGAGGGACAGAATTTGCAGAGCCAGTTAAACTTTTACCAGGAAAAAGAGGCCAGTCTGAACGACCAGATCGAGGAAGAGAAGGAGCGGACCGAGGAGATCGATAAGACAAAAGAGTATATGGAGACTGATGAGTATGCAGAGGATGTCGCTCGTAACAAGCTAGGGCTGGTGAAAGACAATGAAGTTGTCTTTGAAGAAGAAAAATAGTTACGAAGAATAAGTTGATTTTTGTCTGAAAGTTTTTCGTTTCAGGTATCTGGATTTGACAAAGATTTTAAGGAAAATCCCGTATAATCCCTTCTGATAAAGAATGCAGAAGGGGAGGGGAACATATGCAGGAATGGATGATTGCCATGCTCGCGATTATAGGTTTGTTAATCTTGCGGGACATGGCAAAAACTATTTTGTCAAACCGACGGTCCAAGGAAGACGATGTGATGCAGCTGTGCGAAAGTCATCCGCAGAAAGAAAAAGTTGAGCGATATGCGCAGTCATTTCAGAAACTGGCGGATACCTTCTATGGAATGCCATTTCGGAAGGACTATCTAAGTGCAGGGCAGGTGGATTGGGTTTTTTGCCAGGCCAGCGGAAAAATCTGTTCAAAATGCTATCAGAGAGATTTTTGCTGGGGTGAGCAGAAAAATGAGATGTACGAAGGTGCGTGTTCTCTGATCCGGGCCATTGAGGATGGGCAGGAGGAGAGAATTCGAAAAACGAAAGCTGATTGGATGGGACAGTGTGCCAGAGCTGGACAGTTTTATGAGGAAGCCAGACAGTATTTTCAGAAGGAAAAACAGAATCTGGTGTGGAATAACCGGCTGATTGAGGGAAGACTGGCAGTGGCGCAACAGCTCAATGAGGTATCAAAGATTATGCGGACAGTGGCGGATGATCTCTATGATATCTCGCAGGCGGAGCCGGAATTTCGGGACGAGATTCAAAAGAAGCTGAAGAAACGACAGGTTCTTGTAAAAAGTGTATGGGTGATGGACAAGGTGGAGGGGCGCAGACAGATTTTTTTGAATATGCGTGCCAGGAGTGGCCAGTGCATTTCTATGTTGGAAGTGGCACAGCAGCTCTCAGATATCTGCGGTTGTCCGATGGCTCCGGTGAAGGATAGCCGGTGCATCGTAAATGGAGAG
Proteins encoded in this window:
- a CDS encoding RNA-binding S4 domain-containing protein, coding for MRLDKFLKVSRLIKRRTVANEACDAGRVLVNEKPAKASAKVKPGDVIEIQFGSRNVKVEVLSIAETVRKEEAENLYRYL
- a CDS encoding phospho-sugar mutase; the protein is MDYKEVYQEWLENPYFDENTKAELKSIAGDENEIKERFYMDLEFGTAGLRGVIGAGTNRMNIYVVRKTTQGLANYILSVGKGAQGVAIAYDSRNMSPEFAQEAALCLAANGIKAYIFESLRPTPELSFAVRKLGCAAGINITASHNPPEYNGYKVYWEDGAQITPPHDTGIMGEVKKVTDFNRVKTMDKDEAAAAGLYEVIGQAIDDAYMEELKKQVLHMDAIQAESKNLKIVYTPLHGTGNIPARRILKELGFENVYVVKEQELPDGNFPTVSYPNPEAEEAFELGLKLAKEVDADLVLATDPDADRLGVRVKDKDGVYHDLTGNMSGCLLANYEISQKKALFGLPEDGALIKTIVTTNLADAIAKGYGIRLIEVLTGFKFIGQQILGFENSKKGTYLFGFEESYGCLIGTYARDKDAIVATMALCEAAAYYKTQGKTLWDAMIDLYEEYGYYKDSIQSVTLKGIEGLQKIQEIMNTLREKPPVEIAGYKVTAVRDYKNDTITDLDTKEVKPTGLPSSNVLYYELTDDAWLCVRPSGTEPKVKFYYGIKGASLEDADQKSDMLGKAVLDMVDSMM
- a CDS encoding SpoIIE family protein phosphatase, which translates into the protein MQEWMIAMLAIIGLLILRDMAKTILSNRRSKEDDVMQLCESHPQKEKVERYAQSFQKLADTFYGMPFRKDYLSAGQVDWVFCQASGKICSKCYQRDFCWGEQKNEMYEGACSLIRAIEDGQEERIRKTKADWMGQCARAGQFYEEARQYFQKEKQNLVWNNRLIEGRLAVAQQLNEVSKIMRTVADDLYDISQAEPEFRDEIQKKLKKRQVLVKSVWVMDKVEGRRQIFLNMRARSGQCISMLEVAQQLSDICGCPMAPVKDSRCIVNGEYHTVHFVEDMSYEVLYGAAKITKEQEKVSGDNYTCNMEEGGRFVMCLSDGMGSGMDACKESEVVVELLEQFMNSGFSQETAAKMVNSALVLKRQDGMFSTVDICALDLYTGICNFLKAGAATTFIKRDHWVEAITSTSLAAGLVQQIDFETTARKLYHGDYVIMVTDGVLDALPQEKEEETMKEIIMDVHEEAPREMSRGILERVLGYSDYKAQDDMTILVAGVWKK
- a CDS encoding FtsB family cell division protein, translated to MRRSRNSRGIRKRIRMGMASIGVVAVILLGALLYEGQNLQSQLNFYQEKEASLNDQIEEEKERTEEIDKTKEYMETDEYAEDVARNKLGLVKDNEVVFEEEK
- a CDS encoding HU family DNA-binding protein, producing MNKTELVAAMAKETKLAKKDVEAVLKSFIDVVSDELKKGEKVQLVGFGTFEVSKRAAREGRNPQTGETMKISASKAPKFKAGKALKDLVNEE
- a CDS encoding MazG nucleotide pyrophosphohydrolase domain-containing protein, with amino-acid sequence MEEKRYTFEELTEIVKILREKCPWDSTQTHESLKVCMEEEASEVIEGIDLLKSTGEWDNLCEELGDVLLQVVLHSVIAQEEGLFTLEDVVTGIARKMVRRHPHIFGKSEFYKDYDGIPSWEEIKRLEKEAREKNKGFL
- the yabP gene encoding sporulation protein YabP — encoded protein: MEEKKKNFSHSVFLEQRERGKITGVSDVRSFDEKLIVLASGSGVITIKGENLHVEQLNLEHGQVELTGKIDSLVYTEEKTLGQKSESLLSRLFQ